The Clavelina lepadiformis chromosome 1, kaClaLepa1.1, whole genome shotgun sequence genome segment ACATTTAAGAGACTAAGCAAACTGTTTTGCAAGTACAAGCACTTCAAATGAACTTAAACAGTATCCAAAAAGCTGATTCATTGTATTTTTGGTTAATTCAAATGCTCTGCCAAAATGCCTTCCTCTGCTGGAACTTGGAACCGAGTCGAAACACACAATTACTTCCCGGATCATTACTTTgagtttaacttttcaagcaATCATTGCTTGATGTGGGAACTTTTGTAAGAAGACAATTCTTTAAATATGATCTCTTTTCCTATAAGTTGGAAATGAAGTTATTTAATTAACATGACCTTTGAATTACAATAGACTATTGAATCTGCCatgttaataaaaatttttacctCTTGTTCATTTATTCCCAATTCTGTAAAAACTTCTCTCATTTCAGCATCACCATTTGCTACAGTTAAAAAGTCCGTTGCCTTCAGAAACGATAATCTCACATCATAAAAAAGTGTAATCTTGTTGTGGAAATCGGCATAGACAAGGCATGGCAAGTTAGTTTTGCCATCAGCACTATATTTCCCAGCGCAAAAAGCCTAgaacaaaatgaaaagtaGTTGCTTGTATGTGGCTGAGTCATAACAATGAAGcattttctgtaaaaatacCTGAACATTGTCCTGAAACTGGTATCGAACAACATTGCGATCATGGTCAACTATATACGTCTGACCATCCCAAGCACAAACTATTACTTCTTCCCTGTTGTCTCCTAAAACGTCTACTTTATTGAGGGCAAACAACTGATGATCAACCTATTCATGGCAATATATAAGGTAAGTGAGGAGCAGTGCTGCTGTTAGCATACTCAGTAAGATTTACTGTGTTGATGCAGACTGTCATCTTGACAAATGTAAGGACTGTATACttttaaagtaaaagaaattttttacctGCAGTGACCACAACATCTTGTCTTTTTCCATGAGTTTCAAAGTTCCATCAAGAGTGCATAGCGCAAAATAACCTGCCATTTTTTCACCACTTTTTCGAATGTCTCCAAGAATTTTACATAACACTGATGGGTTTTGCAGCCTTGAACGACtaaattatgataaaaattaattcatgAAAGTAATGCGATGCTTCAACCATTAACAAAACTTCACCAATTACCTCGACAAAGGAGTATACTGGATGTTTTCTGTACAATGACTCAATCTAGATGTCGCATTATCAGCTGCATCCTGTATGTGAAGacacaaataaagaaaatgtttttgtctgAAATGAAGTTTTGCCATGTCTATCATACAAAATGCAAATATATATGAACAGAAATAATACCCAATCAACAGACAGAATTGCATATGAGCAACCAGGCTGTGAAACCATAATGGTAGGTCTACCCTTTTCTGAAGCATTATGTAATGTGACGTTGCCAGCTAAATTACGCAACCGCCACCTTTGTAGGAGTATGaactttttctctttttcatGCCACCTTCGTGATTAAataaagacaaaattttaaacactaGACAGATTAAAAACTTTGATGTGTTGTGTGACATGTACAGTGAAAGCTTGTTAACCAACTTCGCTTAATTTTAGTTAACAAGTTCACCGGTCTCGGAAGTTCGGGTATAAAAATGCATGCAAAGAACTAATGATACCTCGAAGCTCTTCACCTGGAACTATCGATTAACTCGATTTTTGTGCCAATGCCAGAAATAGCACCCGTTATCTCAAAGTTAGTCAAAAAATCGTATGTTGTAGCATAAACCCCATGGTgatttgcaattattttgacaAGGACTCTTACGAACCTGAGTGGAGGCTTTCAGGACCCGAAAATGATCGTGATCGAAAAGACAAACAGGCGTTAATTTATTGCTGACAGTGCATCTGTTATCTCCCAGTTTGTGGTTATTTGCTACCAATTTTACCAACTGCAGATAATTAAGTTAATCAGTCCCTTTAACTTTTGATTAACAAGTTTCCAGTGTTTTTAGTATAGGTTATATTAACCAAtatcaattaattaaattagCTATATGAATCAGACAAACTCCAATATTTAAATCTTTAGTATTCACCGGTAAGCAGAAACAGATTGATCACTGTGACAAGCAATCAACTCTTTCTTTTCATCTTTGTCCACATCTCCGATAAgaacattaattatatttgcTGGTAATCTATCTTGCTTCAATGTGTATGAGACACCGTCATCTGTAGCGCTACAGTTcgcattaaaaatattaacctAATCCACCACTATGGTTGGAGTAAAATTAATTCTTGTATacacaataacaataatagtTGTACTTTTACCTTATTGAAAGATCAATAATGGAACACGGCCCATTTCTTGTAAACGCGATCACAGAGTCTTTTCCAACATTACACACGTCGCCAATTTCAACACATGAAATATCCCCAGCTTCATTAAATTTCCACCAAGGTTCAATGGAATTGCCCTTGTAGACTTTAAGGTCACCACCTTGAcgtaacataaaatataagttttaTGTGGAAAGATTCTTATGGAGAGTGGAATGTATACCTTCCACTGCAACGACAAGTTCATTTTGACCATCTCCATCCACATCTCCTAATGCCATACATTGTTGGCTCACCTTTCCGCCTGTACTTAACTTGAGGTGATTAACAAAGGATACCGATCGCATGTTCAGTTATCAACTTTACAGTTATCTGCTATCATAACCTCTGTTTAAATATAGcagaaaattaaatattacatAACGTAACAGCAAGATTTTCATGTTAAACAGTAACTTTGCTTTCGATAAAAAAGTAAAGCACTggaaaagtataaaaaaaaatcaagaagAACATTCAACACTTAAAAGGCAGAAAGAAGAGTGTTGCATATCGTTGCTTCTGACAGAAATATATTCTTCAATTTGATAAAGATATCATTGGTAAGTATATTGTTAAATCTCCCGATCTCCTTTCTGAGATTGTTCCATCTTTGCAATGCGGATTGCTTCAATGGAATCTTTGAAATGAGGTTGTATTTCCAGTGATGCATAAAAATCTGAAAGTGCCTGTGTGTATCGCCCTGAGGAACCAAAATAACCACATATGTGTAATGTATTTATAAAACTTAATATGTTTGTGTTTACGGTCTCATAACAGAATTAAGAGCATTGTGAAAATTAAAACACATTcctattaattatattattatgaTCAATTTTCACCTAGTCGATAGTGAATGAGTCCCCTGTTGTAAAACAAAACCTCAGACCTTTTGTCCAAAGACAATGCATCAGTGTAATCTTCAACTGCTTCCTCGAAATCAACTCGAAGATACTTTATTTGGCCGCGGTTGTTAAGAGAATGGCTTACTATTCTGAAATATAGGAAAGCACTTGCAATTTTGTAACAAATCTTTTATGCTTGTGTACTATGTGTGCTTTATGTGCATTAGTCCCTATGTGCACAATGTTAGCAGCATTGCCATTTGCCGTTTGACAGCTTATAGCGTTTAACAATTTGttcctttgtttttttaaaaatcatttagcGCGATAAGCATTTCAGTGCAGTTAActcaaaaaattttgcttgttatgtcaatttttatatattttttacatttaaaaatagactaaaacttgttgttttcttaaaactGTCATTGGGCAACatcatttcaaaattgtaGGAAGAGAACATCTTAAGTGAGCTAGGCTAGTTAACGCAATATAGTAATGCAAGTGCAACatataaaaatagaaaatataaTACAAGGCAATGCGACCACAGCTTGCACATGTAAGTGTTCTATATTATCGTgacaaaaagtgcaaaaaaaggaaaattacATTGAAAACAAACCACACACAAGTATAATGAAATGTGACTCATAGCAGGCAGTAAGAGTGCTTATTAGGACACATGGCACACAAAGCAAACACAGCAGATAGCACACATAATGCTCAAGCACAAATTAGAGAACCTCCCTTAAACTAACAGTttaataacaaacaataaataaacaaagagtCCATGCTTGTTACGGGAAGCTGAAGGAATTTATTAAATTGGTTATCTGAAGTTGGTATACAGAAAATTATTTAACAATATAGCATATTTGAGAGTCCATTGTTAGTTAATATAATAATTGATGTGGTTCATGACATATTAGTTCATTCTAGTAATTTAAACAATGTTGTAAAACCAAAATGAGTAATGAGACAATTGATAAGCACAAAAATTCCAcacaaaaattgaagtttCGGACACTTTTTTTTACATGTCGTGATTGTGATTAAAGTTTAGGCTAATATTCCATCTTGTGTCCTGGGGTTATTTTAAAGTTAGTTGGCCTATGTGGTAagaaacttattaaaatgGTAGGCTATACATACTTTATTACTTGTTCTTTTTCACTTGGCTGTTTGGATGTAGTGAATAAATCAGGAAACGCTTCTTTGCACTTATTTATTACAGATGAATACAATTCCTCGGCTGTATCATAGTCTTTTTCACCATATTTCAAATCAGCTTCTTTCAACAAGCAAGACATTTCTTCCAACATGCTGCCACAAATGTAAAACAAGTACCGGTAGTAGTAACAAGTAGCCTGCAAGTAATACAGGCTACTTCAATTTCTTCAagctaaaattattttaggGTTCTATTCTAATATGCGGCATTCTGTGCGAATTGTCATACATGATAATTATGTATATATGACAATTAAATCTTATATAACAATTAGCACAGTTCACTGTTCAGGGATTCGATGTCAAATACCTGCACGGTTAGGCAAAATGCCAAATAACCTTTTTAGTTTTTCTCAAGGGACTTCCCCTAATTCATGTACCTAATTTTTGAGCTTTGCTAAGCTATCAAGTTATtcttaaaattaataaaataaagcatcaaaaattgttttgtattttctttaaagCACGTTTCATTCATTAACAGACacataaagttttttattttttaaattattacaataatttttcGTAGAATAATTttaggaaaaagaaaattaaatcatattaATAAACTGTAAACCAGGTTTAGCACAATGTAAAACATacgtttgcaaaaataaatgttatgttatgttaaaCTGTTATGTTATTAAAGAAATTATTACATAGAAGCTCTGCGACGAATGAAATTAACTAACATAACCtagacaaacaaaataattattatttaacacCAGTTCAGCCaatatgttaaaaaaaataatgctcATTGtccagcaaaatatttcatattacCGTAATGTTAAAAATGCTTTGTAACGTAGGGTATTAGTCTGAAATTACAGTGAATCACTACAGAGTGTAGGCCAGTAACTGTAACGCACTGTAGATTTAAAGTATATTTAAATAAGAAATGCTTAGCGTCAGTGATTACCTGACTGAAGGTAAAACAAGTTCTCCTGCTCATCTAACCGAGTCCTGGGAcaaaattaatgaattgtACAGCAAAAAGTAAGTGCAAACTGAAGAAGATATAtatcaacattttttaaacttttactaACCTTTGGAGTGTTCTTTTTAGATTATGGCATCAATTAACTACATTATTGCAATCGTTTGTAAAAGATGAGAGTTTTCAAAAGGTAAGCATTGTTCAAGTAATGATACATGTACCGGCTGGACTGCATGGTATGACAGTTTTCGCCGAGATCGAAAGAATAAATgagtctagtgcagaagtgcacaaccaaatgacgtcataactgGAATAGCTAGAGTCTACTATATAATGTATCCTTTGGTtatgcacttctgcactagacccgaataaattttttcatgttaCAGGGTTTCCCAATATAGCAAAACGTACATGGTACTAATGTATCACATAGCTATGCCGTTAGCTTGGCTACTTATGGAGCTAATGAGCTTCCTGAACTTACAATATTGATGTAAATGAAACATCACTCTTTCTTGCTGTTTCGAAATACACAAACTCAAACAAGAATTAATGTTTGTTCACTCCTACACAAACATCATAAGTTGTAATCCATACATGACCGCCTGAAGAAACTTTCTATCACTGGAATGTAAAATATCtaaatttaatatttcttcATAGTTCTAAAGGATGCCTCAATCTTCTTCttgttttcttgaaaaaaaattaatagattaaatgaattaaagcaaaaatgtATTCATTGCAAATCCATGTTTTTTTCGCTTTTGAAACAACCTGTAATGGCAAGCATAGTGAGAAAGCTAGCACACTAACAAGCTGTTTCTTCTTTTGCAGATTCATTCATACTTGCACATCATTTTGTCAAAGTCTTCTTTgaatattattaaattatcaaaacaGTTACAGCACCTTTAATCACAGCTAACTTGTTAGACTCAAGAGTTAATgtaattttacccttttttatCAAACTCTTTGATAGTTGCAAGGATAAGGGTGGTCAATTATGGGTGATGCTGCAAGGTTGACAAATTAGAATTTTACTTCTCactaaaaagttttctttctgTCAAAATATTGTGTAATTGGTAAACATGAAAATGGTTGTGGGGTGATGAACAGATCGTACCTTTTAATGGGAAATCTTGCAAGCATGTACTTTTGTAACAGTATTAAACATTTATATATCTAATActacttatttgtatttcttgtTTAGGGAACGACGTTGTTGGAACTCTATGCTAATTTTATCACAgagtttgaaaacaaaattaatccACTTTCACTCGTCGAAATTTTATGCCCTTATGTCATCAGACAGTTCACAGGTTAATATGCGTAGATCTTAGGGATTGGGCAAGTCGAATTCGGGTACTTTATAGTCCATTAAGTGTTGGCATATTTCTGATTACTGGTATTTTCATTCAATTATTGCTTAATACTTGTTATCATCGTTGTTATATTTACACTCACAATCAGCTTATAGTTCACTtgcatgaaacaaaaattaggCAAATTGATTAACAAATTGGTAAGTCACTTAGGTGCATTTTGTCgaatacatttttcaactgTTAATCTTTTCACCAATGATTAATTCTCATTACTACGCTCTTTATCATGGCATATGCTGGGTGTTGTTGAAAGATAGTATGATTAAAAATCTACTGATACCTAAATCATAAATCAATAAAGTTACAATGAATAAATTGATTGGAAGACTTACGTAATATGGCTTCATAAATATAACATGTACTTTTTATTACAATAAGTACAAGAAGTGAAATCTCTGTTTGCATTCAAACAAAACCTCTTTGTGAACcactttttgaaaacaattttgctgTCTTGTATTTACCCTGTTCAATGTGCTCTCTGCTGACTTAAGAATAGCATAGCATGTATCATACCTTTTACAACACCTGTCTCAGCAAGGTATGTATGCATGAAcctttaattaaaacaaaaatggtgAATCTGGGTCTAGTAAGGGACAATGTAACAGCAAGAAACTGAtgctaatatttttatattcattTTGCTGTTTCTAAGATGCTTAATGGTTTCATTCGGTTTCATTCGAACATTTTCAGCCTATTATTGTTAGGTTCAATATCAATTTGTATTATATTACTCTTCATTgattaaatgcaaaattgcTGAGTGTTTTTATTATGATTAACCGATGTCACCATAAACAAAACACATAAACATCATATCAAACACATTGACATCATAAACAAGTACTCGGACTCGACATTAATTAGTTTTTGTCCCAATCCCTACTAATTTTGcccttttgttgtttaaactgTTTTCTGTATTCCATGctgtaatttaatttatacatacatatgATTTTGGTTCTGACAAATCGCCAGTCATGAGTACTGCTTCAAAGCctattaaacatatttttaatcaatCTTTATGTTCACATCTGGTGCTGTATAGATTCAAAAGAAGCCCTGGACTTCTTAGAGAAAATtaaagagaaaacaaaagGATATGAAGAGGCTAACATATTATGTTTAACCGCTATGGGAAGTATTCACCTTCTTTTGAAAGATTTTGATAATACAAAGGTTAACAGCAATGAAGTTGTTTGCTAACATTTACAACCACTTTTCTGCGTTAGTTGTGAGTTTCTGGGTGTTTACACCAGTGTAGAATATGActataacaaaataacttgaaataattttcagaaaattatGGAAGAGTGTGAACAAATGCTTGACGCACTGCCAGGTGTAACAACAGTGCACAGCAGATTTTATGAACTTTCCAGTAATTACCATCAAATACAGTTTAACCACAATGAATATTACAAAGATGCATTGCGATATCTTGGCTGTGTGGAGCTAGATAGTATACCAGGTAAAGTTACTTCGtgtgaaaggtttttttaGGGTCGGAACAATTTAAGCATGAGATTCTTAATCAGATACATTTTAACATAGATTATTTGGTAGCAGGTTTGTTTTAGTCTATTctaatttaaacaatttgagtCTTGGACCTAGCGCTAAAattctgttaaaaatttatagtCACGGAACAGCAAGAACGAGCTTTTAATCTTGGACTCGCCGGATTGATAGGAGATAAAGTTTATAACTTTGGAGAATTGGTAAGCTAGTTCTTGTGTAATGACAATTAGATTGCTGCCTATATACACGCCACCTTTGccatttttttaacaattttttcaaatatttttactttgtttccAGCTACAACACCCCATCCTTGATTCATTAAAAGGCACAAACAAACAGTGGCTCATtgatttattgtttgcttttaataGTGGCAATATTGAAAAGATGGATGCCCTTAAAGGGTATTGGAGTGCCCaggtaaataattaattaattaatactGCCCTAATTGTTATCAATATCTGTTTGCATCTTCACCTTAGAAACATTATGTAAAGCAACAACAATACACAAACATTATGTCGCCCTAAAAACAGTATGCTTTTAGAAGTATGTTTTTCTTGAAATAGTATGTAATTATGCTTATGCAGTTATTGAAGCCTAATTATTTTTAGCCTGATCTCATTGCCAATGAAATGAAACTTCGACAAAAAATCATGTTGCTTTGTCTGATGGAGGTAATTATATTTTGACGTTCTTAAAGATTTTCACTAAAGTCTGTGTATTGTTATGAATGCTTTGGTGCAGGggtcaccaaacttttttcacaaaagGCCAGATAATCATGAATACTGATGATCACGGGCCAAATTCCCACTTTGCTCAATAGGCTACCATACAATAAGCTCATTTGTGATTCAGTGAGACGGGCCGGACAAATTAATCTTGCAGGCCGGATCTGGCTCGTGGGCCATAGTTTGGTGACCCCAGCTTTAGCGTAACCAATTTAGAATATGCATActaggatgtttcattttttcaccattttggaatttaaaaaagcttggggtctccctaggcggtattttgggcacaatgaaagaatctaaacttttttttgatttatgacgtcattttgaggttgcacccccttgttgaagtttcagtggAGGTGCATTTTTCTAATTTGGCGATATCTTGGTAACCGATTGAGCTAGGGCCATTATCAAggtgtcaaaagatgcagaatggctggtttcctataaccactcaatacatgttaattgcattttcgctctagaaaaaaagttatttgagaaaaacctaagttttgacatattttgtatgcAAATCACAATGTAGTTCTCAACCGGACCTTTATTTTGCTTGGTGGTGATTGTAAACTTTTAGATTGGCCTTCGCCATGAAAagtaagcaaaatattttatatgtaagctatacaaacatatatctaaaataaacttaaaattacagCAGTTTGTGTTAATAACTGTTACATCGGTCGTTCTGGAAAGATCGAGTAATCAATCATGTTAAACTAAGACTTTGATTTCTACTTTAGCGTCACTCTACCGTGTAAGAACAGTTCCATAAGCCAAATAACAAAtggtattttttattcaaatttatttttattctttaaactaacaacaaacaacagttCATGTTAACCTAAAAATTTACTGTCTTCACTAATTGTTATCCATATTGCACAGGTATGCTTgcaaacgaaaatcagtacGCCTCAGAGTAGATTTGTTTTCACGAATTTTCTCCTgcagaatatttttcaaccatccaattttcctttcattgcacctattattgttttcaatgGCTTTCCAAAATTCTGGATCAACATCATCTGAAACAATGCAAGGAGCTTGTTTGCTGTTCAatgtgaaaaattgttttaaaccaGCATTACGATTCATAAGCAAGTTATTTACATCGATGGATAGCGGCATGGAAGAGGATACTAACAGCCTCGATTGGGTAAGGTGGCACCTCAGAATAAACACTTAAAGCCACATTTTGGGGGTCAAGCCATTGTGCCGCATAATCCAAGTAATATTTCATTACCATATCAGCAACATCTGGCTGGATTTCTCTATAAGCAAGAAGAAGGTCGCGTTGGAAAAGAGTAAGAAAAGGACCATCACAAGCTTTTGGATGCAAATGTATCATTACAAAAGAGGgtacaaaaattgtttcatacATTGTTTCAGTCTATGTACCCTCTTTTGTAATCATGCATTTGCATCCAAAAGCTTGTGATGGTCCTTTTCTTACgtactgattttcgtttgcAAGCATACCTGTGCAATATGGATAACAATTAGTGAAGACAGTAAATTTTTGGGTTAACATGaactgttgtttgttgttagtttaaagaataaaaataaatttgaataaaaaataccaTTTGTTATTTGGCTTATGGAACTGTTCTTACACGGTAGAGTGACGCTAAAGTAGAAATCAAAGTCGCAGTTTAACATGATTGTTTACTTGATCTTTCCAGAACGACCGATGTAACAGTTATTAACACAAACTGctgtaattttaagtttattttagatatatgtttgtatagcttacatataaaatattttgcttactTTTCATGGCGAAGGCCAATCTAAAAGTTTACAATCACCACCAAGCAAAATAAAGGTCCGGTTGGGAACTACATTGTGATTTGCatacaaaatttgtcaaaacttaggtttttctcaaataactttttttctagagcgaaaatgcaattaaaatgtattgagtggttataggaaaccagccattctgcatcttttgacaccTTGATTATGGAACTAGCTCAATCGGTTACCAAGATATCGCCAAATTAGAAAAATGCACCTccactgaaacttcaacaagggggtgcaacctcaaaatgacgtcataaatcaaaaaaaagtttagattctttcattgtgcccaaaataccgcctagggagaccccaagcttttttaaattccaaaatggtgaaaaaatgaaacatcctaatGCATACTGCAGGTTAGTCTTAATTGACGTCCCATGTCTGAATGAACCAGTTGTTAAATTACTGCTGTTTAGTTGTAATGGTATCACGACAGTTTAAACCCAACAATTTTAAGAATTAGGGTTAGAATTATTGTTTGAATTGTTGGAAAGTTAGAAGGGTGTGGGTTTGAAATGTTGGGTTAGAATTATCAGATTTGAATTGTTGCATAACCCTTGTAATACATTGTTTCACCATTTTTCTGTTGAACTTTAGATCACATTTGCTCGACCAGCCAACAACCGACATATTGATTTCAGTGAGATTGCTTCAAAGACCGGAATACCGATCGATGAAGTAGAAATCCTTGCTATGAAAGCAATGTCTCTTGGACTAGTACAAGGAACAATCGATCAGGTAATATgaaaacaatacaattttCATGATGCCTGTTTCTGAAACCTTTTTTCTCATGAGTTAGAATGCCTAGTCATATAGTATTCCATATCAAGGTATGCATTTGTGAAAACCTTATAACCATTTTTTTGAAGGTGGAAGAAAAGGTTAACATGACATGGGTGCAACCTAGAGTTCTTGACAAACAGCAGGTATGCTATGAAAAACACGTCTAATAAAGCACACTATGTAATTGTGACATTACACACGTCACATGGCCAGCTTCGTGACGTTGCAGCACTTTTCTAAGCTTAGAACCACAAGTATGCATTTATTTAATATACTTAATCAAATGATCTCTTAATGCTGCAGATATCAAAAATGAAGTCAAAATTGGAAGCTTGGTGCTTAGATGTGAATTCAATGGAAGCAACTGTTGCAAATAAAGCTAGTGATATTCTGACATAATGTTGTAAACTTTTACCACCATAGCAAAGCTTTCACAGAAGTTTCAGGTGGACAACTATATCGTTGATACTCAATTCCGCTTTAGTGAAGTTGGAAGcttaactttttacaatgaaaGTCAAAGTCGCTTAGCAATTAGCAAATGtcatttttgctgttttatgTAACTggtattgtttactttttgtcCGTTTGCTCGATTatagctttttaaaatgtaaaacgaAGGTTGAACTTAACAAtctttgatttattaaagttaaCATGTTTGAATGTTTCCATTTAAAAATTAGTAAAAAGCTTTTGATAAATGAAGGCAACTAAACTAAAACACTTCTctaagtttaactttttatgCTTCATAAGTAACATTTGGCATATGTTACTATACCTCATGCTGCCCAGTGGGGAAAGCCAGCAGTACATCTTAGATTTGTATGAACATCTGCTACAATGTAATGTATGTGCTGTTGAAATAAACTGAAATGTTTCCCATTAACTGACTTTGCTTGATTGAGGACAGCATTATTctgaaataattataataaaataaaaaaacatttattccCCACCTAGGGTCCGGGTAAAGGTTTCAGTGCATCCCTGATTGTCATCATAAACTTAAGGAAACTAATtggtaatattttatttatattttaattttgttttgtgtctTTATTTGGAGCTGTATCAAGTTAGACAGGGTTGTGAATTAATTACTGAACCAATTGCTGAACAACCGTAACCGTGTTCATGACATCATATTACGTATCAAGAAAAATGTCTTACTGCGTTACATAATCTAATACAGTATGTTTTGACATGGTTCGTGCAGCAGAAGTAGCGCAAGACAGTAAAACGTAACCATTCGCAAGCAGACATAGATGTTCAGACTGTATCGTCGATGAGTTGggaattattttaagtttgtaCAAGCTTGTTGTTAAA includes the following:
- the LOC143463401 gene encoding KICSTOR complex protein ITFG2-like — its product is MRSVSFVNHLKLSTGGKVSQQCMALGDVDGDGQNELVVAVEGGDLKVYKGNSIEPWWKFNEAGDISCVEIGDVCNVGKDSVIAFTRNGPCSIIDLSISATDDGVSYTLKQDRLPANIINVLIGDVDKDEKKELIACHSDQSVSAYRWHEKEKKFILLQRWRLRNLAGNVTLHNASEKGRPTIMVSQPGCSYAILSVDWDAADNATSRLSHCTENIQYTPLSSRSRLQNPSVLCKILGDIRKSGEKMAGYFALCTLDGTLKLMEKDKMLWSLQVDHQLFALNKVDVLGDNREEVIVCAWDGQTYIVDHDRNVVRYQFQDNVQAFCAGKYSADGKTNLPCLVYADFHNKITLFYDVRLSFLKATDFLTVANGDAEMREVFTELGINEQEEKRSYLKNCLLTKVPTSSNDCLKS
- the LOC143465113 gene encoding 26S proteasome non-ATPase regulatory subunit 13-like gives rise to the protein MLSVSDYLTEGKTSSPAHLTESWDKINELYSKKLWHQLTTLLQSFVKDESFQKGTTLLELYANFITEFENKINPLSLVEILCPYVIRQFTDSKEALDFLEKIKEKTKGYEEANILCLTAMGSIHLLLKDFDNTKKIMEECEQMLDALPGVTTVHSRFYELSSNYHQIQFNHNEYYKDALRYLGCVELDSIPVTEQQERAFNLGLAGLIGDKVYNFGELLQHPILDSLKGTNKQWLIDLLFAFNSGNIEKMDALKGYWSAQPDLIANEMKLRQKIMLLCLMEITFARPANNRHIDFSEIASKTGIPIDEVEILAMKAMSLGLVQGTIDQVEEKVNMTWVQPRVLDKQQISKMKSKLEAWCLDVNSMEATVANKASDILT